The segment CCTGTCGTCAGCAAACACGCTCCACAACACTGGTCTCCGTGATAAATGACGAAATATGTCCCAGGAACAGTATTCATTAATCAAAGATCATTGGTATGTTCAAACGCCAAGATAAATGGTATCAGATCTCTTCAAAAATGCACGCATCACTTCCCAACAACCTGCTTCGTTGCCTCTCTCTCGCCAAACCGCTCATAATACCCCTTCAAAGCCCCCATTCCATCAAACACCTCGGTACCATACTGGTCCACGATAGCGTGCAGGACAGGCCAGACTGCAAAATCGGCAAGGCTAGGCGTTGAACCAGGCACGCCGATTTCAGACGTGTTCGCAGCCATTTCATCCCATGTACCTAGTTCCCGGAGAAGGGTCTTGCTCAGAGGTGTAGAGCTATCATGCTGCTTCCACAAGTCGCCTAGTTTCAGCGCTCCTTGGAATCTTGTAAACCGGAGAGCGAGATCGGCTTGATCTTTCTTGTCATGTCCATACACGGAGTTCAGGTACAGCATGATGGCTACGTCTCCGTCTACAACAGACTTGCTCGCATTATTGTCGACAAAGCGGattgctgcatgtgctgtGTTGCTACTCTTTGGATCTGGCGCCATACTGCCTTTAGCAAAGTTGATGCCGTACTCAGCGAGCATTAGATGAATGCGCATGTTGGATGTCGCATCCACGGACGCAAAGAAGCGCGGGGAGTTGCTGAAATGGAGGACGTCGAAGCCCTTGCCGTACCATTCTTCCCAGTCGAATGCCGAAGAGTTGTTTTCCGCACCAAACGCCTTCAACATCTCAACGGCCTCCGGGCTCTGCCCGTTCACGACGGGTTTGGCAGTCTCGCGAGACTTTCCTGTGGCACCCTGGCCCCAGATGCTGGTTTCGTCTTTATCCAAGAAGGTGCCGATTTGTCGAAACGTCAGAGAAATCCTGCCGCCTTTGAAGGCCAGTTCTGCAGGtgtcttttctctctccgcGCGCTTGTCTTGCCGGATGGAGTGAAGCCATTTCATATTTGTCTTCAGACCCAGGCGGCATAGAGAATTGTGAGGCAGCCGTGCACGTTGAGATTGGCGCCTTGTGTCTCCCGGAGAAGAGGCATCGTCGCGAGACGGGTCCTTACCCTGTCTCTTGGTTCTGAATACCATGGTTCGTTCTGCGCCGAGACTGACATTGGCAATGTATGAGCCCTTGACAACGTCTACGGTCTTATCGCTGTGTTCAGAGATGTAGTCCTTGCCGTCGCGGTAGAACTGGATTAGGACGTGGTTTAGTTCGTGCCCGAGATATTTCTCGGTTTCGCTTTTGATGGCTAGGACCGTGGGAGAAAACGGCAGCAGCGGTGGTGATTCGTCTGATGGATGGCGGTAGACTGGCATGCTTCCATCGTCTGATACCTCGCCTTGCACGGCTACCAGGCGGGGAACTTCGCCGCCTTGATGCAGCATTCGTTGCCACTGCACTTCATCGCGTAGTTTTTCAAAGGCGTCTTTGGCTAAGTC is part of the Metarhizium brunneum chromosome 4, complete sequence genome and harbors:
- the ALKBH2_1 gene encoding DNA oxidative demethylase ALKBH2, which encodes MFSFDKALLPKITTRKALILVDFQNDFLDPDGALPCSDPDGFINRAVELVANFRGNGDIIWLQSQFSSPVLVDHESIIVSDAPPVTRHRGRRSRGRHAAPALPQNPDEPLDPEAFLSHPEANCVKSSSWGALMSPVVEIAVKKGDTILSKPQYSGFRGTQLLLLLRAKMVMEVYICGSLANVGVYATALDAAGHGLSITIVEDCCGYRNEQRQLAAVRSLIELTGCEIASLAEILENLQPKRAAKAPIPAGRKPDNRIAVADSPDLVQHMAGLRLDAEPSAVNVGNGTAPSLASKADSQSAKPKQQETAGKDKKLKEKVPEDVESRKQVVEKDDLGSSITEATDRQQEALSTNAKPHPNTMTGQPVTSDNDEEQLLQKGLCEGDTDIIDNVLHEDLAKDAFEKLRDEVQWQRMLHQGGEVPRLVAVQGEVSDDGSMPVYRHPSDESPPLLPFSPTVLAIKSETEKYLGHELNHVLIQFYRDGKDYISEHSDKTVDVVKGSYIANVSLGAERTMVFRTKRQGKDPSRDDASSPGDTRRQSQRARLPHNSLCRLGLKTNMKWLHSIRQDKRAEREKTPAELAFKGGRISLTFRQIGTFLDKDETSIWGQGATGKSRETAKPVVNGQSPEAVEMLKAFGAENNSSAFDWEEWYGKGFDVLHFSNSPRFFASVDATSNMRIHLMLAEYGINFAKGSMAPDPKSSNTAHAAIRFVDNNASKSVVDGDVAIMLYLNSVYGHDKKDQADLALRFTRFQGALKLGDLWKQHDSSTPLSKTLLRELGTWDEMAANTSEIGVPGSTPSLADFAVWPVLHAIVDQYGTEVFDGMGALKGYYERFGEREATKQVVGK